In Mongoliitalea daihaiensis, one DNA window encodes the following:
- a CDS encoding lactonase family protein, with translation MLISCDETPQEGTLKPTYTFLLGAYTDNLDQGIGLLSFNFEEGILGISTIAKGVNNPSFVIATRAQDWVFAVEETNEGKVKVFAFDRIKNTLTLTDEQPSLGAHPCYLALSPDEKYLVVGNYSGGNFTVYQVNNGKLTQVQTVQHEGSSINLSRQAQSHVHSTVFHPDGKHLFVCDLGSDKIFSYQYRPDFAVPFQASTQVYFEVEAGEGPRHMAIHPNGKYLYLVHELSAAIGAYTFQNNQIQHIETYALTDPAFVGVVSAAEVKISPDAKFLYVSNRGEANELTSYKIKDDGTLELLERISTEGITPRNFSLTKDGKYLLVAHQDSEDIQVFERSITTGKLTKVDLLISTYKPVYLFPLDG, from the coding sequence ATGTTAATCTCATGTGATGAGACTCCTCAAGAAGGCACTTTAAAGCCTACCTATACTTTTTTGTTGGGAGCATATACTGACAATCTTGACCAAGGTATTGGCTTGTTATCGTTCAATTTTGAGGAAGGTATTTTAGGCATATCTACCATTGCAAAAGGTGTCAATAATCCTTCATTTGTTATTGCTACACGAGCACAAGATTGGGTTTTTGCTGTAGAAGAAACCAATGAGGGAAAAGTTAAAGTTTTTGCTTTTGACAGAATAAAAAATACATTGACGCTAACTGATGAGCAACCAAGCTTGGGAGCACACCCTTGCTATTTGGCTCTTAGTCCCGATGAAAAATACCTTGTGGTAGGCAATTACTCGGGGGGGAATTTTACTGTTTATCAGGTAAATAATGGGAAATTGACACAGGTACAAACTGTCCAACATGAGGGCAGTAGCATCAATCTTTCCAGACAAGCTCAAAGTCATGTTCACAGCACTGTTTTCCACCCTGATGGCAAACATTTGTTTGTATGTGATTTGGGATCGGACAAGATTTTTTCTTACCAATACAGACCAGATTTTGCAGTACCCTTTCAAGCATCTACACAAGTATATTTTGAAGTGGAAGCTGGAGAAGGTCCCCGACATATGGCTATTCACCCTAACGGGAAATACCTTTACTTGGTCCACGAACTCAGTGCTGCTATTGGAGCCTACACTTTTCAAAATAATCAAATACAACACATAGAAACTTATGCATTAACAGATCCTGCATTTGTTGGAGTAGTGAGTGCAGCTGAAGTGAAAATATCTCCTGACGCTAAATTTCTTTATGTTTCCAATCGTGGAGAGGCAAACGAACTAACCTCGTATAAAATCAAGGATGATGGAACATTGGAGCTGTTAGAGCGTATTTCTACGGAAGGTATAACTCCTCGAAACTTTTCGCTCACCAAAGATGGCAAATACTTATTAGTAGCCCATCAAGATTCTGAAGATATTCAGGTATTTGAACGATCGATTACCACTGGAAAACTTACTAAAGTAGATTTATTGATTTCCACCTATAAGCCCGTCTACTTATTTCCTCTAGATGGGTAG
- the mnhG gene encoding monovalent cation/H(+) antiporter subunit G, producing MKDYLLMLFSFLGALFILSSSIGILRKPDVYLRINITGKASTLGIGLLLISAGLFFNEVAVGTRIIATIIFVFLTISIGGHMLARAAYFTKTPTWDKTKIDELAGHYDYESHELRSEIPHEEAPKKDESKD from the coding sequence ATGAAAGACTATTTGCTAATGCTTTTCTCCTTTCTAGGAGCCTTATTTATTTTATCATCGTCCATTGGTATTCTTAGAAAACCAGATGTGTACCTTAGAATCAACATTACAGGAAAGGCTTCAACGCTCGGGATCGGACTGCTGTTAATTTCAGCGGGGTTGTTTTTCAACGAGGTGGCTGTTGGAACGCGCATTATTGCAACCATTATCTTTGTGTTTTTAACCATCTCCATAGGTGGTCATATGCTTGCAAGGGCGGCTTATTTCACAAAAACTCCTACTTGGGATAAAACCAAAATAGACGAACTAGCTGGACATTATGATTATGAATCACATGAGTTGAGAAGTGAAATCCCTCATGAAGAAGCCCCTAAAAAAGATGAATCAAAAGATTAA
- a CDS encoding cation:proton antiporter → MSLNEFYHIVIIPMLGISVILVFIRFLKGPSLADRVIALDMLILISIGIIAVYSVVFNQSTFLDIAMLFSLIAFLSTAAYAYYIEQRERK, encoded by the coding sequence ATGAGCCTGAATGAATTTTATCATATCGTAATTATTCCTATGCTTGGAATCTCCGTGATTTTGGTGTTTATCCGATTTCTTAAAGGACCAAGTTTAGCAGATCGAGTGATTGCCTTAGACATGCTGATTTTAATTTCTATTGGAATTATTGCAGTATACAGCGTAGTATTTAATCAAAGTACATTCTTGGATATTGCCATGCTGTTTTCCTTGATCGCATTTTTGAGTACAGCAGCATATGCTTATTACATTGAACAACGGGAACGAAAATGA
- a CDS encoding Na+/H+ antiporter subunit E produces the protein MAKSLFLNNLLLTLIWVLATGTLTEENLLFGFFLGFTILWIITTNKRESKYFYIVPTLISFLLTMLWEIIKANFMTVKESIFQDDLEPAIIKYPLQAKTDGEISLLANIISLTPGTVVIDVSDDKKVMFIHVMHLKDKKSFIEEIQIKFENKLLRIIR, from the coding sequence ATGGCAAAGTCCTTATTTTTGAATAATCTTTTACTGACTCTGATATGGGTATTGGCTACTGGCACCTTGACTGAAGAAAATCTATTATTTGGTTTTTTTCTAGGGTTCACCATTCTATGGATAATTACTACAAATAAACGAGAAAGTAAATACTTCTATATAGTACCCACTCTCATTTCCTTTTTACTCACAATGCTTTGGGAAATTATCAAAGCCAATTTTATGACCGTTAAGGAATCAATTTTTCAAGATGACCTCGAGCCTGCAATTATCAAATATCCCTTGCAAGCCAAAACAGATGGAGAAATCAGTCTACTTGCCAATATTATATCTTTAACACCTGGTACGGTTGTAATTGATGTATCAGATGATAAAAAAGTCATGTTTATACACGTGATGCACCTCAAGGATAAGAAAAGTTTTATAGAAGAAATTCAAATTAAATTTGAAAACAAATTACTCCGTATAATCAGATGA
- a CDS encoding proton-conducting transporter transmembrane domain-containing protein, translating into MTNPFIILPIVFHMAAAMVLLFFWFHVKIQKILSMVFSCIGLAISSWLFILNWQDGIQVTQAGNWSAPFGITFAADTLGTTLGLLASISLLAVSIFSTVSMRAERLKFGFFPVLHFLIMGLQGAFLTADIFNLYVWFEVVIISSFVLLTLGGKKAQLEGALKYVSLNLLASTFFLIGIAFIYGLTGTLNMADLAIKMPAIENQGLVNMTAGIFLVAFGIKSAIFPMYFWLPASYHTPPAAISAIFAGLLTKVGVYALFRMFTLLFVGDNFMSITLSGLAILTIIAGGLGAIRQQHLGKIFGYLIICHIGFLIAGIGIGSELAITGAVFYLIHDIVVKTNLFIISGFIGKLTGSQLISEQGGIYAKYPLLALLMAVPLFSLVGIPPLSGFWAKIYLVQSSFEKQEYFIAFAIILGSFLTLWVIAKVWTESFWKDQPSTIRNGKDWKSFSFQEKLGILTPIIFLSVCSLYIGLDAENIASVANRIAVDLLNPAEYIDGILSIKK; encoded by the coding sequence ATGACGAATCCTTTTATCATTTTGCCAATAGTTTTTCACATGGCAGCGGCGATGGTCCTACTGTTTTTTTGGTTTCATGTAAAAATTCAAAAAATACTAAGCATGGTTTTCTCATGCATTGGATTGGCAATTAGTAGCTGGTTATTTATATTAAATTGGCAGGATGGAATCCAAGTAACTCAGGCGGGAAACTGGTCTGCGCCTTTCGGTATAACTTTTGCAGCCGACACTTTGGGAACAACTTTGGGCTTATTGGCATCTATTTCCCTGCTTGCAGTATCGATTTTCTCGACTGTGAGTATGCGTGCTGAGCGTCTTAAATTCGGATTCTTCCCTGTCCTGCATTTCCTGATTATGGGACTTCAGGGAGCCTTTCTTACCGCCGATATTTTCAATCTGTATGTGTGGTTTGAAGTCGTCATCATTTCGTCATTTGTATTACTGACGCTTGGAGGAAAAAAAGCCCAACTGGAAGGAGCATTAAAGTATGTCTCCCTCAACCTTTTAGCATCTACATTTTTCCTAATTGGCATTGCTTTTATATATGGTCTGACAGGTACACTTAACATGGCTGATCTTGCGATCAAGATGCCAGCTATAGAAAACCAAGGTTTGGTCAACATGACTGCTGGGATATTTTTGGTTGCTTTCGGAATCAAATCTGCCATTTTCCCTATGTATTTTTGGTTACCTGCATCTTATCATACACCACCAGCTGCCATTTCAGCCATTTTTGCTGGATTATTGACAAAAGTTGGTGTATATGCTTTGTTCCGCATGTTTACCTTACTTTTTGTTGGTGACAACTTTATGAGCATCACTTTATCAGGATTGGCTATTCTTACTATTATTGCAGGAGGATTGGGTGCCATCCGTCAGCAACATCTTGGAAAGATATTTGGGTATCTCATTATCTGCCATATTGGGTTTTTAATTGCTGGGATAGGGATTGGTTCAGAACTGGCGATAACAGGTGCCGTATTTTATTTGATTCATGACATCGTAGTCAAGACTAACCTATTTATAATTTCAGGTTTCATTGGTAAACTCACCGGAAGCCAGTTGATCTCCGAACAGGGAGGAATTTACGCTAAATACCCTTTACTTGCCTTGTTGATGGCCGTTCCTTTGTTCTCTTTGGTTGGTATTCCTCCATTGTCTGGATTTTGGGCAAAAATCTATTTAGTCCAATCAAGTTTCGAAAAACAAGAATACTTCATAGCTTTTGCAATTATTCTTGGGAGTTTTCTTACATTATGGGTGATAGCTAAAGTTTGGACAGAAAGTTTCTGGAAGGATCAACCGAGTACAATACGTAATGGAAAGGATTGGAAAAGCTTTTCTTTCCAAGAAAAACTTGGAATCTTGACACCTATCATCTTTCTATCTGTTTGTTCCCTTTACATCGGATTGGATGCTGAAAACATAGCCTCCGTAGCCAATAGAATAGCAGTAGATTTGTTGAACCCAGCTGAATACATTGACGGTATATTGAGCATAAAAAAATAG
- a CDS encoding Na+/H+ antiporter subunit C, with the protein MEVLLVIIIGLLHACGLYMLLRRSMFKMIIGLILLGNGANLLIFLIGRLVKGKPPVIEEGMKVFTDAYADPIPQALILTAIVIGFGLQSFAIILIKRVYNVLETDDLDELNSTDEEL; encoded by the coding sequence ATGGAGGTATTACTTGTTATTATCATTGGATTGTTACACGCTTGTGGCCTGTATATGCTCTTACGGAGAAGTATGTTTAAAATGATCATTGGCCTAATATTGCTAGGAAATGGAGCAAATCTTTTGATATTTTTAATTGGTAGACTTGTCAAAGGAAAACCACCTGTCATAGAGGAAGGAATGAAAGTCTTTACGGATGCCTATGCTGACCCTATTCCTCAGGCATTGATCTTAACTGCCATTGTAATTGGCTTTGGCTTGCAATCTTTTGCAATCATTCTAATCAAGCGTGTGTACAATGTTTTAGAAACAGACGACTTGGATGAACTTAATTCTACTGACGAAGAGCTATGA
- a CDS encoding Na+/H+ antiporter subunit B, with translation MKSLVFKTASNYLLPLLLLFSIFILLRGHYLPGGGFVGGLMASVAFLIHSFAHGLKETRTIIRVNPGFLMPFGLMICLIAGLSPWVLSLPAMTGLWFDEPFKFVGMVGSALFFDIGVYFVVVGTTLTIMFTIAETV, from the coding sequence ATGAAATCACTCGTATTTAAAACAGCATCTAATTACTTGTTACCGCTCTTATTATTATTTTCAATATTTATCCTCCTACGGGGGCATTATTTACCCGGAGGAGGGTTTGTTGGAGGATTGATGGCATCTGTGGCTTTTCTAATTCATTCCTTTGCCCATGGATTGAAAGAAACACGAACCATCATCCGTGTAAATCCAGGTTTTTTGATGCCTTTTGGCTTAATGATTTGCCTAATTGCCGGTCTTTCTCCTTGGGTGCTATCCTTACCAGCCATGACTGGGCTTTGGTTTGACGAACCATTCAAGTTTGTAGGAATGGTAGGTTCTGCTCTTTTCTTTGATATTGGTGTTTATTTCGTTGTCGTAGGAACTACCTTGACGATTATGTTTACAATTGCTGAAACTGTCTAA